In Phocoena phocoena chromosome 3, mPhoPho1.1, whole genome shotgun sequence, the DNA window GACCCTTGTCCTAGGGTCGTGACGAGCCTCTTGGAAAGCTGGAGGTGGAGCCAGATGCACGTGTAGGGTGTAAGAAGAAATGCTTGGGCTTTGTCCGTGGCTCCTGGCAGGaagcttctaaaacccttggaatttcctgagcaaCTGGAGTACTTTTTGTCATCCATAAAGAGCCCCTTTTGATCACAGGTGAGATTATGCTAATGAAGTGACTTAGAGTTGGGCCCTAGATAGTCTCAGGAAGGGGCAGGATGCAGAGTAGGAACTCAGTCAGCCACACCCACCAACCttcaggaaggggaagggacCTACAGATGAAGCACGCTATGAGGACAAGATTTGGTGAGCTTCCGCCCTTGGTGAACCCAGGGAGGTGCTGGGACacttggagagggcatggaagctccaccCTCCTTCCTCATACCTTGCCCTAGGCATTTCTTCCATCTGGCTCCTCccgagttatatccttttataataaaccagtgatgtaataagtaaaatgtttctccgagttctgtgagccactctagtaAATTAACCAAatctgaggagggggtggggggggccccCGATCTCCAGCTGGTTGCTCAAAAGCACTGGTAAACAACCTGCACTTGTGATTGGCAGCttaagtgggggaggggcagtcttGGACAGAACCCTTATCCAGTGGGATCTGACGCTTTCTCCAGGTAGagagtgtcagaactgagttaattGCTTGGTGGTATTGGaaaaaacacaccttaacaaggCCGATGGTGAGACCCCAGATGGTCTCGTGGTGTGGAGAGCCTGACACTTTGGCAGTGTGGGGCAGGTCCATCTCCTCCACCTGGCCTCGTGAGCCTGGGCAGCAAGTGACTTGTGCTTTGGCTTCCTCATTGGTACAGTGGGAAGGATGATGGAACCTTCCTTCCAGGGCCACGCTGAGGATGGAGGCACCTATCATGATTACTGGCACAGTTCGAACAGACTCAGACCCACCAGGGCAGCGGGGGATATGAACGGCCGAGAAGATGCTGACCAGGCCAGAAGCCCTGGCCACCAGGCCCAGCCACTGAGTCTGGCATGTGTCCCCCAGGGCCCTCTCTACCCTGACATACCCCTCCTTGGTGTTCCCACCTCCCCCTCCAAGGCCCCAGGTGGGGTCCCCTGGCCGAGGCAGGACCCAGCGGACACAGGCAGAGTGGTGGACAGGtgccggggggcggggtgggggatgCCCTCTGGGGTCCAGGGAAAGGGGGCTCCTGCCAACCAGGGCCCGCCCACCCCAGTCTTACAGACCAAGTGCTAATATGGTGCTGTTTACCCAAGAAGGCAGGGCCCTAGGCCAGGCATGGATCCTCCTCAGCATAGCTTCCCCGAGCTGGCCCCATGGTAGCAGGACTTTGGGTAGCAGGACTTAGGGTAGCCAGGCCAAGAGCGCCTGGAATCCAGTTTATGAGGCCCCAGGGGCCGTGTACGTCTGTGTGAGCGGGTCTTCTGATGTCTGTCTCTGCAGGTCCCCACATTCCAGCCTCgccccctgccctggggagggaaggggagaagaccGCTGTGCCCCCAGCATGGCCGCATCCTCTCGTTGGAACCCTGGCATTTGATAGCTTCTGGGCAGGTTAGCTGGGGCCCACATCACCGGGAGAGCAGGGTCCCCTCTGAAATGTGGGGAGGTTGGGACCTTGTCCAGACTTCTGGGATCCTGGGCTGGCAGGCCAGGCACCTGGGCCAGCTGCGCCCTGCAGTCAGCTACTTAACTCTCTGTGCCAGTTGGTAAAGGGCTATTGCCAAAGTGCCTCCACTGTGCCCATCCAAAGTGGGCACATCTTTCCAAAGTGCCCATCTTTCCCCActgccctgtcccctcccaccttcccacaGTCTACTTCAGGGCTAAAGGGTTCTCCCTGCCCACAGGGGCCTCCAGGACCTGGCTGGTTGTCCATTCTCATGGTCAGTACCAAATGTCATCCCCTGTCTGGAGGCGTCATTTCATTTAAGCTCCCTGTGACCCCACAAGGTTCCATGTCCTCATTTTCCTAATGTGAAAACAGGCCTAGggaagggaagtgacttgcccaaggtcacctagctGGCAAGCTGCAGAACTGTGATTTACATCCCATCTAGCCCGTTCCAGCGCTTGGCCTCAACGCAACCCACAGGCCCCCAGGGAAGGTACATGagtgctgagcctgtgtgtgtgtgtgtgtgtgtgtgtgtgtgtattgtgtacCTGTGTGAGGGTTTATGTTTTTATGTGCCTTGACGTAGGAGTGTGTACtgcatgtgtatctgtgtgtgaaAGAGTATGTGCACTAAGGCTGTAGAGAGCGTGTGTACACCATACACACGAAGTGTGCGTGCATGTGGATTTTGTGTGTGAGTCGGGAACGGGGGGGAGCCCATCCTGGGTCCAGCGAGCTCTGTGAGCTCTGTGTGTGTACCTTAGggtgcatgtgagtgtgtgtgcctgtgcagATGTGTGTGTGGGACATGGGGTATATCCGAGCGAGGCCACTTATGCGTGTGCTAGAGCCACACAGCCTCTGTGACAGAGCAGCCCTGAGTCCTCAGATGACTTTACAGCCATTTATTGTGCTCCagtgaagtagaaaaagaaagtgcTCGCGTTACAAACACCGCTGTCACATCCCTTAACGCCAGCTGCAAACCAAACCGCGTGTGTCCGCTGGGGGTCTGGGCATGCAGTTTGTTCCCACtgtgggaatgggggaggggggcgagcctgggctctgggggcTTTGCTTGGGGGGGCTTCTTGTCCTGGGGAACCCAcctgtggggagtgggggacaGCGGGGTAGCTTTGCTCAGTGCGTCCTTTGGGTGCTGTCGGGAACACCCGGCTCTATGTTGGACCCAGGGAGGAGCCCCCTTTCCCCCCCACAGGCCCCCCCCAGTCTGCTTCCCCCAAACGCTAACCCTGTAGGCAGGTGCCAGGGGGCTGGAGGAGCCATGCAGGGGGAGGGGGTCGGCGGGccgggctgggccctgcccaaaGCAGCACCGGCCTCCCCGGGGGAAGGCGGGAGGCCCAGGGCCCTAGGCGGAGTTGTAGTAGTTGTGCGGGTGGTGGTCGTGGGCAGGCTCGCCCAGCTCCGGGTACTCGGGCGTCAGGCAGTACTTGGGGTCGTAGACCTGGCGGGGCAGCCCATACACTGTCATGCCCCGCTGCGAGGCCCCCTTGTTGCTGCCCATCTGCAGGCTGACATTGAGCGTGTCGCAGTGCTCCATGCCCAGCCCCGGCTCGAAGATCTGCCGCTTGGTCCCGGGAGCAGTCATGCCGGCCTGCGGAGGGCAGTGCAGTCAGGCCGAGGGGACGGCGAGGGGCACAACCCGCCCCATGGCCCCCCACACACCTGGCTGGCTCCCTTGTTGGTGCCCATCtgcaggctgatggtggcctggtCCAGGGGCTGGTCTGTGCCCAGCTTGGGGTCGTAGAGGTGGCGCCGGGTGCCGTAGGCTGTCATGCCCTGCTGGCTGGCAAACTTGTTGGTGCCCATCTAGGGAGCCAGAAGGAGAATCACCCCGAGGCTTACAAATCTCACGGTGGGCCACAAGATGTAACTCATGTCAGCAGACACTTACATGGCCCTCTAATGAGGCACTGTTTCCACCCTCAGACTACAGactggaaactgaggcccagagaaggtggGTCACATGACTGATAGGTGGCCTGACTTCCAGGGTTCAAGTTCCAGCCCGGCCACTCATCACATGGGCAATCCTGGCAAGTAAGCTAtcttctccaggcctcagttttcccgtCTGTATAAAGGGTATGCTGGTAACAGTACCCACCCCCTAGAGCTGTCGGAGGAGTGAGTTAGGGTATGGAAAAATGCCAAGCGTATAGTCTAGTAAAGGCCAAATATATtgccaccacccccaccacccccaccccccccgccaaAGCCTGCAGGGACCAGGGcgccctcccagcctcctccactCCCTGACCCTCTGCTCAGCTCAGCAGTGAGACCCGGATGTAGAAGGGGCGGTACCTGCAGCCCGATGATGTTCCGCCCTTCTCTTAGCTTCTCTGGCTCAAATTTCCGTTCCTGCTTCTCTGCATATTTCACTCCCACGTTCACCTTGTTCCCTTTCGTCTTGGCCTGGGGAGGGTGAGGGAGGCAGGGACTGACAAGGAAGCCCTGGGCCACACTGTCCCCTCGGAGACCCTAAGCAGCACCTgctttccccctcccacccacgCGGGGCTCAGAGGGCACAAGGGGCCCCACCCGCATCCCAGCCCCGAGCgcccgcagcccccagccccatgccCACCCTTCAGCCACACTCACCATGCTGGCCAGGGCCAGGAGGGTGGACTGTACTTGGGTGTGGTTGGTGTTCTCGAACAGGTCGTTGGCCTCAAAGATGTCGTGGGGCCTCACCCCGTACTTGGTGATGGCCTTGATGAAGTTGCCGATGTTCTCCAGCTGGAGGGGAGCCGGTGGCagtcaggggtgggaggggagtgggggtcTGGGTGGAGCTCTGAGGGGCTATGGGCCAGGGGTCGAAAGAGTTAAGAGAGTCTGGGCTCACCTGGTGCCAATTCTGGGTGGACTCATTGACCTTCTTCACAGAGCCTGGCTGGAGCTTATTGATGAACCTGCAAGGCGCAGGGGAGGGCACTGAGGAAGGGGACCCCTACTGCCCCCACCCAAGCCCAGCCCAGCGGGACAAGGGGTCAGGATGACGGTCAGTGGgagctttccttttttctgtttcccaCTGCAGTCAGCCCCCAGCTGCAGCCCCACCACAGACCATCCGCACACACAGGCAGGACCCAGATGGGAAACCAACCCCGGGGAGCTAGACTCGTTCAGGTCAGAAAGTCTCCCGATGGAGGGTGTAGGGGAGTCTCCTGGGTGCACCTGCCTCGCTCGTGACCACGTTTCAATCTCCTTTTGCGAACCGCTACACGTTGGAGAGCCCACAGCTCAGAACTGGGGCCTCTTCTCTGGCTACACTCACCCCCTTGATCTCATCGAGTCtcttggcattttattttttttttggccacgctgcgcgacatgtgggatcttagttccccgaccagggatcgaacccgtgccccctgcagtggaagcacagagtctgaaccactggacagccagggaagtcctctcttgACTTTAAATGCCATTCATATGCCAACAACTCCCCAACATCTTCCTGCAGCCCACCTCTTACTCTCCATTCCAGCACCCCACATGGGTGTCTCAAATCAAATTCACCCTACCTGGACTCCTGACACCCACTTTCCCCCACAGAACTCCCTCCATCCTCCCCGGCTCAGTAAACCCAGCCCTCCAGGTCTCAGACAAAGCCCTCCGCTGCCCTtgactctcctctccctctctctcacccccACATTCCATCCCTCAGCAATTCCTTTTACTCTGCCTCCTGAAGACTTCCAGAAGCCCACCTCCACCCTGCTCTGAGCCACCAGTGTCTCTTTCCTGGGCTCTTGCCTTGACCTCCCCTTGGGCTCCCAGCTTCCACCTCATCCCCTCCAGATGCTTGTCATCCCATGGCTAAAATGGCCTTCTTAAAACAAttccatatggtttatcataggatattaaatatagttctctgtgctatacagtaggaccttgtataactttgctgtacagcagaaattaacacaactgtaaatcaactatacttcaattaaaaaaaaaaaattccagttacTCCCCAGTTCAGAGCACTCCCATGGTTTCCTATTGCCTTGAGAATAAAAGCCTAACTCCATAGTATGAAGGATGAAGAGGCCCTGTACCATCTGGCCCCCAGCTAACTCCCTCCACTTTACCTGATCACTGAGGCAtgctcccaccccagggcctttgcactggctgtcccCGCTGCCTGGCCCACTCTTCCCTAAGATGTCCTGCCGACAACTTCCCTCACTTCATCCAAGATTCTGCTTCAATATTACCTCTTCAGAAAGACCTCCCAGACCATTCTGTACAAAACAGCAACCCTTCACCccatgccccccgccccccatccttCCCAGCTTGACTCTTCCTCATGGCACTTCCCACCACAGGCAAGTATGTGATTATTTCATCAATTATTTGTTCAATCACCCCCACCAGGACTAAAGCTCCGTAAGCGCCCCAAGTcaagtctgttttgttcactatccCCAGCGCCTAGACCtggctggcacacagcaggtgctccataaatgcacCTCGTCCATAAACGGGTGGGTGGCCCTGCACTCTTTAAGGCCTGGGACACCAGACCATCCCCCGATTCCTTGGATATGGTAGAACAgcatcccccagcccctctctttCCAGCAGCTAGGGCTTGGaaaccctgtgcctttgggaagCTTCCCTCGCACAAGCTCTGGCTCTTAGGGTCACCCTGCCCTGGGTCAGACTCAGAGAAAAAGACAGGACCCCAGCTGGGCTCAGGGCCCCGCCCAGAAATAGGGTTGCAGTGAAATCTAGGAGGTGGAATCTGGAATCGGGGCTTGGGAGCTGTTGAGGGTTTTCCTCTCCCTCAGTGATTAGGTTCTGAGAGGGGGAGAAAATCAGGGCCCACTTAAATTACTGTGGCACATCGCTCAGGTCACCAAACCAGCAGTGGACAGCTGATGTGGCCCAGTGCCTTTTCACTGTGACCTCCCTTTCTTGGGACTCTAGAGACCATACATGTGGCTGCCCCGTATGCATGGTGGTTCAGACTCTAGATTCGGAAGTCATTTCTGTTGGAACAGCGTGGGACTTTGGGCGACGTGTTTTAcctgaggctcagttttcttTACTGCTAAATGGGCACAGTGGTTATCTTTATATCTGATACCTCAAAACAAACGTATCAGATATAATGTGCCCAATCCAGCTCTGAGCTCTTGGTCATTTGAGGGGCTCAGGTAGTAGAGATGAGGGGTTGGGGGCAGCCCAAGGCAGAGTCTGAGCTATGAGTGCCGCACTCACTCGCAAAGAATGATGCCGTCTTTGAGGCCGTCCATGAAGTTGTTGCCAATGCGGCGCCCTGTCACCCCCTCGATCCACTCTCGCAGCTCCTGTTCCCGCTGGTGGTCGTACTTCTGGGCCAGCTGGTAGTGGGGGACACAGAGAAGGTGGTGAGGACGCAGTGGGGAGCAGGGTTGGCTCCCAGGCCCAATCTAAGCTTCCCTAGCTCTGCTCTCTTCCCTCGTCCCTTCCCAACTAAGGCAATTCTGTCCCAACGTCCAgttgaggggggtgggggggatgtgcTGAGGGCCAGTGTTGAGGTGGCACCTGCCCAGGGGCCATTCCAGGCATTCTGAGGTTTGGCACCACCGAATGTGGATTAAGGGGTGGAGAACAAGATACTCAGAGCTGGGGGGCGGCGCCTGGCCTCTTGGTTCCCCCTCCAGACCAAACTTGGGGTTTAGCttcccctggccctgcccccctcCTGGGAGCTTcaggcaggggaggaggagcCCTAAGGAGGTGCCCCTGGATGCCGCCTTGCAGGGGACAGCTCTGTCTTATATCTCTGTCTCAGTGTCTCTCTAGGTCCTCATCCCTGGGGCCCCCTCTCTGGCTCGGGGCGAGGGCCTGTCTTTGCCTTACTCCTGGCCCTGTGCAtgtctgtatttctctgtctctctccccatgGCACGCTGTCCTCAGTCTCTCTCCCAGCTCTGTCTGTCTTTCCTAGGCCCTGTCATCCTGTCCCCATCTCTTCGTGTCCGGCTGGGGGTGGGCCTCATAGCTCGTCCATCTCTGCTTTCATaggtctctctccatctctccgaCTCCTCGGGCAAGGATGGGGCTCAGCGGTCTCTCCACCTCTCCATCCCTGTCTCAGTCTTATCTTGCTCCAGGCTCGCCCTCCCCCATCCGTCCCTCTCAAGTCTCAGGCTTCCAGTATCTCTGCGTCTCTcctccacctctcctctcccacttTGCCCCCGCTCCGTTTCCCCAGAACTCTCTACCCCAGCCCAGACAGGCTCCGGGCCCCTGGGAGACCCGGTCGCCCCTttttctgggggaggggaaagaggaggggaaggcCCCCTCACCTGGCCCCGGCCTTGCCGCCCCCCTCCCCATCAGCCCGGCTTTATAAAGCAAACCGGCCCTTATATAGCGCGGCCCCGCGGGCCGGGCTCCCGAGGCCGCCTTATATGGCGCGGCGGCTCCGCTCGGCTCCTGGGCcggcggtggggggagggaggccgACGCTGGGATCTGTCTCCTGCCCGAGCACCCGTCCCCTAcccggcccctcctccagccccgagGATCCCCCCCGACCCAGGTTTCCAATCCCAGCTCCCCATTTCCTGCCTGTGGAACCCTGGGAAAAGCcaccctgagcctcagtgttgCCCTCTGTCAAATGGGGCTGGGACTCCTCCCTGGGCAGTGCTCAAGGGATTGTTCCAGTGGGTTGGGGACTTCAAGCTTGCTGCCCTGGAGAAGCTGATCCCATGGGGGACGCGGGCCGCAAGTTCAGGGGCCCAGTTCTGAATCTCTCTTATATAGGACCCGAGCTACTTGCCTcttctttctgaacctcagtttaccCATCCATAGCATGAAGGCGATGTCCCCatgtcctcccacccccagaattAGGAGACCCCTGCTTTGTCCCTAATGCCCACTCTCTGCCTATCCCCAGCTGTCTCCGTTTCCTTCACAATCTCCAACACCTTGGGGCCTCACCCCCCAGGAACCCCAGCTCTGGAGCACTCTGCAAATTCTTTGTCGGGCTAGGGGGTGTGGGCAAAATCAAGTCCTTCCCCAGACCCCCAGAAACAAAAAGGGTTAACAGGGGACTCTAATCAAGTGGGGTTTCACAATGGGCCAACCGCCTCAGTTTACCTGTGACTGCCTGCATGCCCCCCCATTTCACACCCCAACAGGAGCTGAGGGCTCTGGGATGCTCAGGCCAGGGAGGAAGGCATCCCCTTCCCCATATACtcgtcctttttctctctcaggtTCCAAGTCATATGGGATAGGCAGGAAGGGGGTCCAGGGAACCCCAAGTGTGGGGCCTCTGGCCTGGCAGGGCAAGTGGGCCGGGTCGCGGGGAGGCCCTCCAGCCCTACCTTGTTCTTGACCTCAGCTGACAGCCCGTAGGCGGGGCCTCGGTTGAAGTGAGCAGAGGACATGCCGGCTGATGGTGGACAGCGGTGGCAGCAGCGCTGAAGAAGGCGGCAGCAGCTGAAGCTCCGTCTGcaccctcttccctcctcacATGTTTTTGAAGCTCGGGAGGCGGCCCGGGCCTCTTCCAAGGACGTCCCATTGGCCATAGAGGCCTGCCAAGGGGCGGGGCGCCCCCCACCTTGGCCAGCCCCCCTTCGTGATGTCAGGGCCTTGGTATTGG includes these proteins:
- the CNN1 gene encoding calponin-1, with amino-acid sequence MSSAHFNRGPAYGLSAEVKNKLAQKYDHQREQELREWIEGVTGRRIGNNFMDGLKDGIILCEFINKLQPGSVKKVNESTQNWHQLENIGNFIKAITKYGVRPHDIFEANDLFENTNHTQVQSTLLALASMAKTKGNKVNVGVKYAEKQERKFEPEKLREGRNIIGLQMGTNKFASQQGMTAYGTRRHLYDPKLGTDQPLDQATISLQMGTNKGASQAGMTAPGTKRQIFEPGLGMEHCDTLNVSLQMGSNKGASQRGMTVYGLPRQVYDPKYCLTPEYPELGEPAHDHHPHNYYNSA